In Ptychodera flava strain L36383 chromosome 17, AS_Pfla_20210202, whole genome shotgun sequence, one genomic interval encodes:
- the LOC139116232 gene encoding amyloid beta precursor like protein 2-like produces the protein MALKVYLLIISIVFVYSGCLASYVEAVAGIYDLSKGQPEPRIAMYCGEINMHVDLDTGKWVPDEDEQADCIEKPIDILEYCKKIYPDLEITNVVDASEEEKINDWCRVGNVGKCKHSHKVQPYRCIVGEFESDALMVPNDCKFSHIHDSLVCLTHDKWVSQARESCISRGMGLYKTGMLLPCKIDEFSGVEFVCCPEKPKEDIHNEPIVEAEPIDIEEVDVEEDEDDPYFKLEDEDPKEEHMEFEEARERLEQHHRERMAKVMKLWEEAEDNYEKMKKSDPVAAERERKEMMERFQATVMSLEQESEAVKQQLRDTHLNRIEKQINKKKQNALDAYTKALQDVSPKPKDVLQGLQKFIHAEHKDRVHSLHHFEHLRQTNPKKADDIKPALLEHLHEIDDRVNQSIEMLKRQLPNMYSVLSDKINDMIRKDDKFVENSLLLKPVPVMAVDDTKPETEETQNEELQVEKIEQPAQFDWSDDENDEMDPDVKDMLKSTVMPEETTYDDETMEDESILPVEQKKAMEPQYAANKNSNFKVKESFNKAPSVMKKKLTDTHKSALALGFGGGAVAVATVVIVALVIVRKKSQRVPVNHGFVEVDPKMTMEQRHINMMQQNGYENPTYKYFEMQ, from the exons ATGGCTCTGAAGGTCTACTTGCTGATAATCTCGATAGTTTTCGTGTACTCAGGATGCCTCGCCAGCTATGTAGAG GCTGTTGCTGGTATCTATGACTTGTCAAAGGGCCAACCAGAACCTAGAATAGCCATGTACTGTGGTGAAATCAACATGCATGTAGATCTCGACACCGGTAAATGGGTGCCAGATGAAGATGAGCAAGCTGACTGCATTGAAAAACCAATTGATATTCTGGAGTACTGTAAAAAG ATATATCCTGACCTTGAAATCACAAATGTAGTTGATGCCAGTGAAGAAGAGAAAATTAATGATTGGTGTCGAGTTGGTAATGTTGGAAAGTGTAAGCATTCACATAAAGTTCAGCCTTACAGGTGTATTG TTGGTGAATTTGAAAGTGATGCTTTGATGGTACCCAACGACTGCAAGTTTTCTCACATCCATGATTCATTGGTCTGTTTAACTCATGACAAGTGGGTAAGCCAAGCTAGGGAGTCTTGCATAAGTCGTGGTATGGGTCTTTATAAGACTGGCATGTTATTACCTTGCAAGATAGACGAATTTAGCGGTGTAGAGTTTGTGTGCTGCCCAGAAAAACCAAAGGAAGACATACATAATG AACCAATTGTAGAAGCAGAGCCCATTGATATTGAAGAAGTAGATGTTGAAGAAGATGAAGATGATCCGTATTTCAAACTGGAAGATGAAGATCCCAAAGAAGAACACATGGAATTTGAAGAAGCCCGTGAACGATTGGAACAACATCACCGAGAAAGGATGGCTAAAGTGATGAAACTCTGGGAGGAAGCTGAAGACAACtacgaaaaaatgaaaaaatctgaTCCTGTTGCAGCTGAGAGAGAAAGGAAAGAAATGATGGAG AGATTCCAAGCCACTGTGATGTCCCTGGAACAAGAGTCCGAAGCTGTAAAGCAGCAATTGCGTGACACTCATCTCAATcgaattgaaaaacaaatcaataaGAAGAAACAGAATGCCCTTGATGCTTACACAAAAGCCCTTCAAGATGTCAGTCCAAAG CCAAAAGATGTTCTCCAAGGTCTGCAGAAATTCATCCATGCAGAACACAAAGATAGGGTACACAGTCTTCATCACTTTGAACATCTGAGACAGACAAACCCCAAGAAAGCTGATGACATCAAACCTGCACTCTTGGAACATCTTCATGAAATTGATGACCGTGTCAATCAGAGCATTGAGATGCTGAAGAGACAACTACCAAACATGTACTCTGTCCTCAGTGATAAAATTA ATGACATGATTAGGAAAGATGACAAGTTTGTTGAGAATTCATTACTTCTGAAGCCAGTACCAGTGATGGCTGTTGATGACACAAAACCAGAAACAGAAGAGACACAGAACGAAGAGCTTCAGGTTGAAAAAATTGAGCAACCAGCGCAATTTGATTGGTCAGATGACGAAAATGATGAGATGGACCCAGATGTCAAAGATATGCTTAAGTCAA CTGTTATGCCTGAAGAGACAACCTACGATGATGAGACTATGGAAGATGAATCCATTCTTCCTGTTGAACAGAAGAAAGCCATGGAACCACAGTATGCTGCCAATAAGAACAGCAACTTCAAAgtcaaagaatctttcaacaaaGCA CCATCTGTCATGAAGAAGAAGTTAACAGACACTCACAAGTCAGCATTGGCATTGGGTTTTGGTGGTGGAGCTGTTGCTGTAGCAACCGTTGTGATTGTTGCCTTGGTAATTGTGCGTAAGAAGTCTCAACGTGTCCCTGTGAACCATGGCTTTGTTGAGGTTGatccaaaaatgacaatggAACAGAGACACATCAACAtgatgcaacaaaatggctatgAGAACCCAacatataaatattttgaaatgcagTAA